The stretch of DNA TGTTGTCCTGTAAATATGCGATAATAtgattgcgccagtcccaagttaagtttatggtttttacctcgatttgatctagtgatgagttgaggagaTGGACTATGCTTTTATTTCCAGTTGTGATGTTTTTGGTAGCTGATGCCAGTTTGGTGAGGCCATCTGCTTCAGCATTTTGTGTTTGTGGGATCTGATCGAGCTGGCATTCGTCGAACTCAGGCAATAGCTTGCAAATTTTGGTATGGTATTTTTGCAACCTttattccttgatttggaaagtccctatgacttggttgactacgagttTTCACAGCGGAGTTTCAACCGTTTCGCCCcatacttgagtgctagcctcaaccctgcaattacggcctcattgttagtcatatccgggcaccttatggactggcgaattactTCGTCTGTAGGgacctcgagtacgagtcccagtctGGACCCTGATGCGTTGGATGCGCCATCGGTATATAGGATttagaggtcttgtgtttggaggGAAGCTTGGATGGCTTCCCTTTCGACTTCAGgcattatttttgcactgaagTCGGCGACAAAGTCGACgagcacttgtgactttatcaTCGTTCGCGGCTGgtatgtgatatcgtgctcgcttagCTTGATGGCCATTTAGCCAGCCTTCtcgatagctcgggtttatgcaaaatgctcaTCAGGGGAAAGGTtgtgacgaccgagatggggtaGCATTGgaaatagggtctaagcttttgtgaagctatgaccaaggccagaGCCAATTTTTCGAGGTGCGGGTACCTTATCTCGGCGTCGAcaagtgttttgctaatgtagaAGGTGGGAGATTGTGTACATTTATTTTCGCAAATCAAGACTGCGCTTACCGCTACCTCGGAGACGACTAGATAGATGAGGAGTTGCTTCCCCGGTTCGGGTTTTGAAAGAAGGGGCGGTGATGATAGATATGCTTTTAGTTCTTGCAGAGCCTGGATGCACTTGGGAGTCCATTCGAGGCCGTTGTCTTTCTTGAGTATGCCAAAAAATTTGTGGCATCTATTTGACGACCGCGAGATGAACCTTAATAGGGCGACGATTCGACCAGTCAATCTTTGGACTTGATTTTTGGTGGTTAAGTATTTCATTCTCCCCTTGATAGCTTTGATTTGGTCTAGATTGACCTCGATCCCTCGCTTCGACACCAGAAAACCCAAGAGCTTTCCTGAGGCTATGCCAAacgcgcatttctccgggtttagcttcatTCCATACCGTCTGAGTATGTCTAAAGTTTCTTTCAAATGATCGATGTGATCCTCTGCCCTTTCGGACTTGACCAACACGTCGTCTGTATATACCTCTGTGGTCTTACCGAGCTGGTCTTTGAGCATCTTTGTTACCAATCTTTgataagtagcccctgcattcttCAGTCCAAACGACATGACCCTATAGCAatacgttccttggtgggtgatgaaacGTGGTCTTCTACTGATCTTCTTCCTCCAtaagaatttggttatagcctgagTAAGCGTCCAAGAAACTCAATAGTTCGTGCCCGGTTGTTGCATCGATGGGTTGGTCGATATGGGGCAATGGGAACGAATCCTTtggacatgctttgttcaagtctgtgAAATCCATGCACATCCGtcatttcctatttttcttttagACCATCACTACGTTGGCGATCCACTTGGGGTACTTTGACTCCCTGATGGAGCCGTTCTCTAACAGTTTTTCCACCTCCTCACGGACTGCATCGTTGATGGCAGAGTTGAATTTATGCCTGACCTGTCTTACTGGGGGTGGAATAGGTCGACGTTTAATTTGTGTGTGGCAAATTCCTTTGGGATGCCCGGCATATCTACATGGACGAAAGCAAACAAATCTTTCTTAGctattaagaattgactgaatttACCTGGTTCCCGGAGTTTGCAGCCAATATAGGCCTTCTTGCTATGGTCGTTGAGGTCCAATTGAACGGGGCagaggtcttctatggtcgaaCCTGAAACCTCGACCGTGTTGGGATCCATGATGACGTCTCCGGTCTCTTTTTGCttcgacctcgaccctgttgattgctatgcctctttttctttgtctttttttGGTGGGTGGCCGTGATGTCCAAGTCAGTGAGGTAGCATTTCCCGAGATGTGCGATGTTCCCCGCATATGCTGAATATTCCGCATGGTGttgggaatttaattacttggtatAGGCTGGGGGGGATCGCTTTCAtgggatgtatccatggtcgtcccactaTAGCGTTGTACGCAgtggcctggtccatgatgtggaatgttgtCTCCAGAGTCACGCCGCCGGCTAAGACGGGGAGTGTAATTTACGTGGATGTCCGctcaactgcattattaaaaTCGGTTAACGTGATGCAgcgcgacactatcttatcctcgagtctcATTTGGGAAAGGACCCGAGGATGGATAATGTGTGCGCCACTTCCATCGTCCACCATGATGCATTTGACAACGGTATCTAAAATGCATAAAGTAATAACGAGGGCATCATTATGAGGAAAAGTCAAACCGTCGGCATCCGACTCGTCGAAGATGACTCTTTTTTCGAGTCTGTTGTACCGTTCGTGGGTAATAGACCGCTTGAGCTTGTGAGTGGCGGTGAACTTCACGCTATTGATAGAGGCGtcgccgccgatgatcatattGATAGTACGAGTTGGCGATGGCGGCTTTGGTGGGCCTTGATGTTCAGATCCTCTGGCAAAGTTGGTTCTTCCATTATCGCTTAACATCTCTTTGAGGTGCCCTTGCCGTAACATGTTTACGACTTCTTGTCTGAAGGCAATGCAATCTTCTATTTTGTGCCAACGTTCCTGGTGAAACTCACAGAGGGCGCCAGATTTTATGGTGTTCGGGTCTGATCTCATCTTCGGCGGCCACTTCACCTTTGTTCTGAGTTTCTCAAGAgcgtagactatttctgtaggtgacacacaaaattTTTGAGCAGATAATAAGGGGGGCATACCTCTTTAATTGCGGCCAGTTCTCGTCCTTGGCCGGGATGGACCTTCTTCATGGGGGGTATGCGGCCGTCCTGACGTATGGTTGGTGTCGTTCCCTGTTGGGTCGCGAAACTGGGCGATCTCTTCTGGTGTTGTCTCTTCGTTCTTTTCTGGATTCGGCTTGTATCGAGGTTAACCGGTGAGTTGGTCCATTGAGGTCGTCCTCGTCTGCTCGGACCTCAGCACAGTAAGCATTAtggatttcatcccaagtggttaGAGGATACTTCATCAATCGGCTCAACAGTTTTCTAGTTGCTCTTGAACCATCTCTACTCAGCTTGTTCTGGAAAGTTACGACCTCCATCCCTTCGGATACATTCGGTAGAGTCATACTTACTCTGTTGaaccgggcgaggaagtccctcagtccCTCTCCCAAGGACTGCTTAATAGAGAATATGTTGTTTACTCTTGCGTCGGCCTTCTTGGCTCCGGCATGGGCAGTTACAAACTTATCGGTCATTTCCTCGAAAGTTTCTATGGAGCGGGCCAGTAgctgtgaataccatgttaatgcccctccCATAAAGGTTTCGCCAAACTTCTTCAGCAAAATGGAGGACATTTTTTCCTTGGCGAAGTCATTTCCTTTCACGACGATGACGTAATGGGTCACATGATCCTCAGGATCAGTCGTTCTGTCGTATATCCTAAGGTAGGGcggtattttgaaggtctttggtatggaaTTCGGGATTGCATCATCGCTGTACGGCTTCTCTACGAACCTGTCGACGTCCCTTTTTGGCAGCAGCTTAGGAGCACCCGGTATCTTGTCAACtcgttcttggtgttctttcatcTGGTCTCGAAGTGCCttgttttcattctccatttcttccatcctctTTACAATGGCAGCGAGGGCGCTGTCACCTGTACTGTTAGTAATATTGTGAGCTATACCTGTCGTTGGAGGGTTTGGTCCGTTGCACTGCTTATCTGTTTGTTGTATCATGCAAGCTCATACGGTTTCTGCAGTCATGCCTGGAGCGGGTTTGTTGAGGACGCTCGCTAGCGTGTCGGTCAGCCATGCTTCGAGGAGTTTTTTCACAGCTGGGGGCTTCCCTTCTTCTGCAGATGTGGAGGTCCCTTTTCCGCTGGGTTTTGTAATGCTGCAGTGGGGGGCGACCTCCCTCGCCTAGGGGACACGTTGGGCATCGTGTCCTCACATATTGTTTCACAgctttcattgatgacattcatgaggttggttgggaagtcacttgttattattattatcctTTCTCCTTGGTTACCTGCTATGTAGGGTTTTGTATGCACAAAGAAAGGAGATCTCGAGGTTTTTGACGTTAGTGACTTGTGTCAATTGTAGATCTAGAGGAACTAAAATTTTAACTAagaaatccccacagacggcgctaaattatttgaccaaaaaatatagatcttggttcaattaattaaatttatacaaatGAGGGTTAATCTTAGCTAACAATAATATCTCAAAGTTGAGTGCTCAAAAGTACAATAAATACTACGTAGGTATATTTTGGTAGCAACGGCAACATACAATCAATACTCAAGAAATCAAAGGCAATAATGTAGCATTAAATATTGATGAATAGCAATAAAtgtcatttaagtaaatagaatgaaTTAGTTACCCAAGAAAGGAAGAAATCAGTGAatgttctttctgacaatgatgagtgatggACAATTCTTTGAATAtctgagttattctcggatctagtGAAAATGTGTGGACAAGATCTTAGTGAAAATGTGATGTTTGTGTGCTTGCAATGAAATCCTATTCTCTCTCTAAAGTCAAAGTGTATTTTAACAAAAGAATATCacatgtcccctatcattgtgtttctatctatttatagggaacatgttcctaAAAACCTTAacagtacaagtgcagagaatatccactagaatattttcTTTTGTGTCCTGTCTtaaaactagccgttataactctGTCAAAGGTGCTCAACTTCGGCCTCGATGACAACTCCTCGACTTCAGTCTTGCTGATCTTCGACCGCGACCTTCGCTGATAATTAGATTACTTCGACGCGTGGCATCCCGGGAATGTTTTACTAATACCATTTCGACTAAAgatggattttgacccatacagacTCGTTGCAACACGAGCAAATCCAAGATTTAAAGACAACGAGTGCATCTCTTTATACATACacaactatatatacatatactacTTTTAATTAATAAGATGAACATTTCGCAAGGGCATTCAATGTGCCGGAATTAAAATTATAATGCGTGAATAGGTCAAAGAGGAACTTTTTTGGTTGTATATAAACCGGAGAATCCTCTTGACATAAGGAAAGGCGAACTAGTTTAGAAAGAGAGTTTAAAATTTTGCTTTAGGGCACaagtttaaatttaaaatatgaaTCCCCTTATTCATATTCCTGGTTGTGCCACTGTTCTCATTGAAACATATCTCTAACGTGTAAAAGCACCATAttcattattttcaaaatatattatCTCAAGAGTATTATTAATTTTGAGCTTGGGGATGGAAGATTCGGAAGAAGCTAGTAACCCATTGACTAATTGTAAATCTTGAATCTGGCATACACATGAGTATATGTTAACTGATTGCTTATATGCTGAATTCGTTTCTATTTTGTATTTGTAGGGGAGCCTTGGCATAACTGGTAGAGTTGTTGCCATGTGAGcaagaggtcacgggttcgagccgtgaaaacagcctattgcagaaatgcagggttaTAAGGCTGCGTACGATAAacccttgtggtccgacccttcccCGGACCCGACCCCGCGCATAACGGGaccttagtgcaccgggctgccctttttttgtGTTGTGCAAAAAACATTTCTTCAACGATTAAGTATGCCCTATCTTGGTTATGAAAATACTATTCCAGAGTTAAATGGAGTTGCTTGCCTTTACACAGGCCATCGAATTTCACTATTTAATATATTTACTAGTGAGATTATGGAGCTTCCCTCTTCAAGTTTAGATCTTCCGCCAATGGCCGCTAAGATACTGACGTGGAGAAAAATGAACTGTTGGGAGAGTTCTTTAATTGATAGGATGCTGATAGAAAACATGGCCTGTCACGAACTCGATATAGCTAGTTAGCTACAGCAAGAAATCAGTACGATCCCTCGCATAAGGAGGCAATACACAACAAAAGAGAAGAACTAATTATAAAGGAAGTTCAGTTTCCTACTGCAACCAGTAGTCGGGAAGAACTGGCAATTGGTTTCTGCCAAttcataaatatataaaataaataaaattacttCAAAATGATTGTCAGGAGGTCCAAGTAA from Nicotiana tomentosiformis chromosome 11, ASM39032v3, whole genome shotgun sequence encodes:
- the LOC138901149 gene encoding uncharacterized protein; amino-acid sequence: MRSDPNTIKSGALCEFHQERWHKIEDCIAFRQEVVNMLRQGHLKEMLSDNGRTNFARGSEHQGPPKPPSPTRTINMIIGGDASINSVKFTATHKLKRSITHERYNRLEKRVIFDESDADGLTFPHNDALVITLCILDTVVKCIMVDDGSGAHIIHPRVLSQMRLEDKIVSRCITLTDFNNAVERTST